Part of the Camarhynchus parvulus chromosome 11, STF_HiC, whole genome shotgun sequence genome, cggggctgggggcaggctGTAGTTCTTGGGCATCAGAGCTGGCAGGGGATTTCTGAAGGGGATTTCTGAAGGGGTCAGCACAGAAGAGCAGGGGGAGGCTCCtctccagggagagcagcatcttggaagggaaaaggcaaaaaaaaaaaaaaaaaaaaaaggtgacaaCAGTCCATTTGGCAGGAAAACCTGCTGTTAGATCCTGCCCAAGCACACCATTGCTTTGTGAGTGTGTCAGAAACCTGTTACCTTGGAgtagggagaaaaaaccccaatgttttttggctggagcagtgctggtgggagCCCAGgcacccagagcctggcaggatGAGTGGCTGCAGAACCTCTCAGTGCTCAGAGCTTCACAGCTGGTGGCTCCAGCAGCAAGGTGCTTATCCCTGTCAGAAATCTTCCTGCTGTAGCTGCAGAAAAGGCTCTAGATGGAATAACAGGCATCAGGAATCAACAGGCAATGACCCCAAGGTCAAACCGGGTGCCTGACCTGGCAGGCTGTGGATCACACGGATGAACAGACAGttcctgcctcatccctgggTGTTTTGCCAGGAGGATGTTGGCTTTGTGCAGATGTCTGGTGTGAAGCTCTCTTGGCTCCAGTGGGTCTCAGAGCACCACCACAGCATAAATAATACAAGAGCTGCTCTTATTGAGGTTCTCAGAAGTCCCCAGTTCAGGCCCAAGGGTTCGATGCCTGTTGGCTCTTTGATATTTTTCAGCGGTGATGGACCTGGAACAGCCTCATTCAGTGTTCCCATGAGGCTGGTCAGGAAACAAAGCTGTGAGGAAGTGACTAATGGAAGCTGCATCCCCTGAGGGAAACAAATCCTTGCTGAGTGCTTATCCCTGTGTGAGCTCCCTGGCCAAGGTGAGGCAGCCCACTGCCCTACACCCATCAACTGGGATGACAGAGAGGAACGTGCTGGTGGAACCAAGCTGGGATGACCTTGACAAACAAGCCTAAAATAACAGGATCAACTTAAACGGGGACACGTGCAAGGTTTCACATGTCAGACACAGGCTAAGCCACCTCTCAGGGACAGTGTGGGGAATGTGTGGCTGGGGAAACATCTCCATAAAGAAAGTTGGGGGGATTAGAGGGCTAAAAACCGACCAGAAGCGCCATTACTGTGTGGGACAACAAGAACCGGGGAGTTTCCCTTGCAGAGAACTGCACAACTCACCCAATCCATCAattccagcccaggcagccccttCTCAACCCTCACACATTTCCACACCTTGTTGGGAATtacacagagaagcagctgatgACAATAATGTGCATCAGCAGGTACAACTTTTACTACGTTATGACTTACTAATCATTCTAAAGCAGCCGAAGATCCTAGGAGCATTAAAATAAACCTggctatttttaaaagcatggtAGGAGTGTGAAAAAAGCCCCGCTCCACCTGAGCCGCCTCGGGAATGACgtgacagccaggctggaaaacaaGCCCGGCAGCATTGCGTTTGTGTGCCCCCAAGGGAAAGGAGTGCTGTCAGCATCCCTGCCAGGTGtcatccctctctccctgccttcaGGTCATCCAGGGCCGGGACTCGGAGTGTTTTGTTTGAGGATGAGGAAAGGATATGAGGAAGAAAGTCCACGGGCAGTTACCAAGCAAACTTTGCGGGTTTTGTGGCACTTAGTAGCTGGggcaaagaaaggagaaaggaatgcGCCTCGTTATTCTGCTGTGCACAAGGGCTGTCCCACAGGGACCGGGTTTTCCCTGCCAAGGAAAAGGACCGATGTTTCCGGGCAATTCTTTTTCGAAGGGAATGTTTTTCCAGAGTCCCGCAGCGCAGCAGGgagccctcagagctgctccatgggcTGCGGGCTCCAAGGCGCTGCTGgggagctgtcagagctggatTTGGCTCCAAAGACGAGAAACTGCAGCCGCTCTTCCGAGGCAGGAGCACGGGGAGCGGGAACATtgcccctgccaggggccaCCGACTCAGCCCACGGGGTCACAGGGGTGCAAAATGCAGATTATGCCAATGTTACCATAAGGCAGGATGTTCTTTGGTGTAAGACCTTTGTACGCTTTCAAACCTAATCAGCAAAAAAGGAGAGCTAATCAGGTGGAACAGGCAGCAGCCAACACTCCTCACTCAAGAATATTCTGGAACTAACAAGATTTAGGGATGTAATAAACAAAGATGTTGATGTTCGCCTATGTAAACATTGCCAACTTGGCAAAATACTCCATGTCCGTGTATCTTAAAGCTGAACTATCTTCGTGGTAACACTAAAATTTGTGCTATGGGTCAAAAAGACCTATCGGTGAAGGTCCTTCCCCTGAGCAGAAGTTACCTGGATTAAGTTATGTGATTCCTATGGAAATTACTAACCAATCTTAATAGAGAAGCTGTCCTTGGGAAGTCACTAACGCTGAAGTTCTCTGTGTAAATAATGGCACAGAAAGCCTGATGGGTGTGCTGGATTTGTGGAACAGCATCgagctcccaggctggggcagctctgaaaTAAACAACCGATGTTTCTCTGGAGTGTGTCATGATCGGCTCGGTGCACAGCAAGGAACGAGCCCGATTTTGTGGGTAacagcagggccagagcagtGAGGAGACCCCGGGGTCCATGGGGGTGAGGAGCTCCAGGGGCCCGTGGGGCTGAGAcgtgctggggctgaggagccCGGGATGGGgtcccagagccctgaggggTCCCAGGCGGGGCTCAGGGGCGGCTGTGAGGCCCGGAGCCCCTCACTCTCCCGGAGCCCCTCAcgccccccagagcccctcacGGCCCCGGAGCCCCTCAGCCTCCAGAGCCCCACAGTCTCCCGGAGCCCCTCACACCCCGGAGCCCCTCATAGTGCCAGAGCCCCTCATAGTGCCAGAGCCCCTCATGGTCCCAGAGCCCCTCATGGTCCTAGAGCCCCTCATGGTCCCAGAGCCCCTCACGCCCCAGAGCCCCTCACGGCCCGGAGCCGCGGGCGGTCCCGGGCGGCCCCGGCAGGGGGCGGTAAAGCGCCCCCGCCCTCCCCGCGtctcggccccgccccccgccccctccGCCAATCGCCGCGCGCGGTGTCCCCGCCCCTCGGGCGTCCCCGGCGCGGAGTGATGACGTCGGGAGGCGGTGCCGCGCCGCGGCCGGAGTGGGCCGAGGTGAGTCCGGGATCGGCGCCCCCGGGACCGCCCGACCCGGCACCGGCTCCGGTCCCGGctcccctccctttcctcctctctctcactCCGGGGGCGGCGGTGGTGCGGCCCGGGAAGCGCCGGCGCGGCGGGCCCCGGCGTCTCAGCCCCGGCGTCTCAGTCCCGCCGCTGCCCGGGGCGCtgggccgcggggccgggcgggccggggagggagccctgcccgttcccggtgtcccctcggCGGGACAGACCCGGTGCTTCCCAGGCTGGAGCCGAACCTGCCGCGGGAAACGAGCTCCCGCCACCGACCCGGCCCTGGGTCCCCTTTCCAGTTTAGCCACAagcgggctgggctgggatgagtTCTGGAAACAAACGGCTTTGGAATCCCGGCTGGGGTGGCTGATTCTGGCCCTGGCTCCGGCACAGCCGCCTgcggtgctgcagcagctccagctctgggtttCCACTCTGAAATCCACCAGGAGCTCGCAGTGGGCGTGCCAGGCATGCAGTGGGTTCAGCCAGACAGTGAGAGGCACGTTCGAGACGCGGTAGTGACAGGGAGGGCGAGGAGCTCGATCTCCCAGGAGGGAACCATAAATCCCATGTTCCTTCCCACCCATTCCTGTGGCTCAGATAGTTTGCCACCTGCCAAGTATGTGATTTCCCACTGGGAGAGCTTGTAATGCTTGTAATTTCTCTTAGTTCCTTTCCCCACGTTCCCGGTGGTTACTGCACAGGAGCATGTCCTGCCCTAATGGGGAATTAAGCATTTTGTTGCTGACTCTGGTTCTGTAGCCTTCACTGGAACACTCAAGTGTACAGGGAGGAGCCACTGACATGCTGGAGTTGCTGCCAGATCTCAGTTAATGCCGTGAGTGGATTTATAGCTTATATTTTCAAGTGATTCATTCTTCAGTTTGGTTTTAGTTATGGGTGGGATGTTTTACATGGGTCCTTCTCTACATGTTGAATTACTCTGTAATAATCTTTTTTATGGATgttctctttccatttctctgttAACTTAAAATGCTTTAAGGTTCAATAATGCTGGGAAAGCTGTCCATGGGAGGCATTATTCAGGACTAGCCAGAGCTCTTAATTTTTTATCATGGTGCTTTAATCTGAATGAAGCCCCACCTCCAGGGCAGTGCTTGGTGGAAGTCAGCTAAGCTTTCTGTgaagttgttttttatttctgctgcctgcacccTGCCACAGGCCTGTCTGTACATGGCTGGGTTGTTTGACCTCAGGGTGCTGCCAGGAGGGAACTTCTCCCTTGAGAAGTTACTTTGATGATGTTTGATTATAAGACTGAATCTTAACTAAAGCCTGGTTTTCTTTCCAGGTTGGATGAAGAGTCTCAACTTCTTCCAGGTGTCcctttaaaacatttcttatttCTCCACTTGCTTCTCCCCATGGAAGACAGGCTGGGgttccttttctgctgttcatGCTGAGCAGTTGCTTGGAGAGGTGGTGCTTGAGTGGAGACAAGCCTGGTGATGGTAAGACCTCAAATCACATTTTCAAGGCTAATGGGTTTCTGTAGCCTCCTGAAGGCTCAGGCAGAGCCACTCAGTGACTGCCAGAGCCACAGGTGGCTTCCCCATCTCCTGACCAGTCATACTGTTTTAATCAGCACATGAAGACTTGCCCCAAGTGcagctggtttggttttgttgggacACAGTGTGGTGAGCAAGAGCTCCTagtctggagcagctgggaggaatTCCACTTCTTACAGGCAGCTCCTTTGGAAAGCCAGAAGTGCCACTTGGCGCCTAAAGatgtaaaataaagcaaaattgaGATTGTTGAAAGATGTGAAAGCCCAGCTTGATTTCTCAGGGTTTGGAGGATGAGGGACTTGCTGACTAAAAGCTGCCCTGAGCAAATGAATGTCTCCCTTTTAGCAGGGGCTGCCCCTTAAAACCAGTGTGCCTCTGGCTCCACATTCCCTGCCTCTTCTGCTGTTCCACTGATCCCCAGTAGCAAAGTAGTGAGAAGCTTAAGACAGTGTACAAATTCAATATAAAGAAAATCTTGGGAAGATGGGTTAAGTGTACAAGTTGCTGAGGTACTTCTGGTGAGCAAACTCAGAACtattgggtttttatttggCTGCTGACTGATAAAGCTGAGCAGATCTaacaaaactaaagaaaaagcttgactttttttctttatttgctttttattaagCAGTTGTGTCTGGACAAAAACACCTCCAGAAGTCTTGTGCAGCCTCAACTGCTCTGTGGCTGAttcagggctcagcagggagcagaaacCAACGATCCCCAATAAAGAGAGATACTGTGTGATTTCTGTGGACACGTGTTCTGACCATGATTGAGTGTTTGTAGGCACTGCCTTCACTCACTCATgatgaaagcagcagagcactgtGCATGTTCTGTAGCAGAGAGCAGTGGAAATCCCATATTCTCAGTTTGTGATAACATGGTGCTATTGTTTTGATTCAAATGGAGGGAAATATCTTTACTGCCTTGATTCCTCtttatttgtttcttctcattctttttctaaGATTCAAATGTGGGAATCACCCCGGATGTGGTTGCTGCTGGTGCTCCCCTGGGAACATGCCTTGATAGGGAATTAACACCAGTCAGTGATGGGCTGTGGGACCAGCAAAGTGCTTCCCGAGCCCCCCAAAGATGTGCAGCTAGACCTGGTTAAAAAAGTGGAACCTTACACGGGCCACAGTGACATCTACAAGCATTTCATCAAAGATGACTGCGGGGCTGTCATCAAAGCTggctctccctcccctccccatcaCCCCAACCCCTATCCCGGGAAcgccctgcctgcccagcagcccGAGCCCCGCAAGAACAAAGTGGCCAAGTACCGCGCCAAGTTCGACCCGCGCGTGACGGCCAAGTACGACATCAAAGCGCTGATCGGCAGGGGCAGCTTCAGCCGCGTGGTGCGCGTGGAGCACAAGGCCACCAAGCAGCCCTATGCCATCAAGATGATCGAGACCAAGTACCGCGAGGGCCGCGAGGTGTGCGAGTCGGAGCTGAGCGTCCTGCGCCGCGTGCGCCACACCAACATCATCCAGCTCATCGAGGTCTTCGAGACGCAGGACCGCGTGTACATGGTCATGGAGCTGGCCACCGGCGGCGAGCTCTTCGACCGCATCATCGCCAAGGGCTCCTTCACCGAGAGGGACGCCACGCGCGTGCTGCAGATGGTGCTGGATGGGGTCAGGTACCTGCACACGCTGGGCATCACCCACCGCGACCTGAAGCCCGAGAACCTGCTCTACTACCACCCGGGCACCGACTCCAAGATCATGATCACCGACTTCGGGCTGGCGAGCGCGCGCAAGAAGGGGGACGACTGCCTGATGAAAACCACGTGTGGCACCCCGGAGTACATCGCTCCCGAGATCCTGGTCAGGAAGCCCTACACGAACTCCGTGGACATGTGGGCGCTGGGGGTGATCTCCTACATCCTCCTCAGCGGCACGATGCCCTTTGAGGACGACAACCGCACCCGCCTGTACCGGCAGATCCTGAAGGGGAAGTACAGTTACTCAGGCGAGGTGAGTGTGGTGAGGGGCAGTCAGGCAAGAAGCTCTGTTTTGTGCAAGCAAACAAACTCTATAACTTTGTGAAGGTTGTATGTTTGTTACAGCGCTGGACACACGTGGAGATTActctctttaaaaaacatgCGTACTTCTGGGAACTCTAGATCTTTTTTTATCCCCCTCTCAAATACATATGCATgcaatttcacaataggttcatacatattcatttttacagATTTCGCGTGACATTTGCTGCTAATTCttttttatcagaaagaattcttaGGTCAGGTTGACCTGCTCTTGTAGCAGTCTCCGTTTCTCTGTCTGCCCCCCTCCCTTATTTCTGTCCTTCAGCGGAAGAAGTTTCTCCCAGTTTAGGCTTTTTATGAGAACAGGCAGTCAGACTAAACAGCTATGTTTTAAAACTACAGACTTAACTCAAAGATGTACATTTCACTTAAgtcaaaatggatttctactctGGAAAATTTCTACTTTGTCTCAGCTCTCCCTAGATGCGTCTCTATGATGACCAAAATCTGGTTGTCTTGTGGGTGATAACTTTACCGGGggtaaaaaaatctgtgaatctggcttttaaaatcctttcccATGTTCTGTCTGCTCCCAATCCTTTCCCATGTTCTGTCTGCTCCCAATGCAGCATAGTgatctcctttaaaaaaatgtgtgcaCAGAAAGAGGAAACTTGCTGTACAACAGAACTGGGATGCTTGTGGGTTTCTAGCTGCTGTTAGAGGCTTTGCAGTTGAAACTTGTGCCAGGGTGTTTGAAATGTGGCACATGCATCACTAGTCTGATTCCTGACACGAATCCAAGTGTAGTATGAAAAATAGCTTTGCTGAAAGGTTATGGCAGGCAAGGGGCACTTACTTCTTCCATCTGGAGATGGGATTATTTCAGGAATTGATCTGCATTGCTTCCCGAGCTTGGTATGTGAGAAAATGGAGGATTGAAGGATAGTTTTCATAGGTAAGTGTGGAGAGAAGAGTCATTCTGTAAATGATAGTAGGATCTGAAGGTGCTTCTTGCTCTTCAGAAGAAACAATTTGAAGCTAAACACTTGTAAATAACATCTTCACACATCTGATCAAACCCCTGTTGATATTAGGAATGAGTGTTGCTATTGTCATGTCGTTGCTGTGCAGTGCCCTTGGCTATTGAGTGCAGGTCTGTGTTCTCTGGATAAAAATACAGAGCTGAAAATCATGTGTAGAAAGGCAGTGTGAATAACCAAAGGCATGGCCTGGCTTCTGTTTGAAGAATGAGTGAACAGACTAGGGCCTTTCCTCcaaaaaaattagcatttgaAGGGGGTCTGATCAAGCTCAGTGCTGTCATAGGCAATCTGGAGAGAGTGAATTGAGTGTTTTGAAAGTTCCCTGGGTAATTTACTTTGATGTCCACTGGTCCTCGTACCAGAACAGATTGGTTTTGAGAAATATTGTGAATTGCAACTAGGCCACTGGAGGCTTGTTGGTTGTACATGCAGAAGTAGCACATGTGCCACAGAGAAAGCATTAAACTCTCTATTTTGAAAGTGTCAATGTACAAGCCTGAGGCATTTTACTTGTCATGCCTCCACAAATTACACACTTTAGGAGGCTGTTATGGATACTGTGTGTGACATGAGCAGTTATTTTGGAAAGGTGTCGATGCTTGACTTGTTGAAAGCAAATATGTGTCAGCCAGAAGCCTGTATCTGTTGCCTGGATGCTTTCTGTTCCTCTAGATCCAGGGAAAATGGATGCTTTAATTTACCAGTGTAATTAAGCCTATACCCCTAAATTGCATGGTGCTTGACTGTAGGCAGGTATTGGCAGGAGGTGCAGTAAAGAGGCTGCTCATTTTGTGAGTAAATTCTAGGAGAAGACAAAGTGAGCCGCAGAGATTTGAAGGTGTCTGTTGTGTTTCCCACAATCTTGCCAGCACTCTGggtttttaaatgcttctgaGTTTTTGGTGCTCACAGACAATggctcttctttctttctgttacaCTGGAGGAAGTGGGAAGATGTCAGAAATGAGGTTATTGATAAGTTTGTCAGACTAATGGGAATGGCAGGAGCTCAGTCCTGGTTTCTTTGGAGTAGGAATGGGCAGAATACTCGAGTGCATTGCCGGCAGCATCTGTCTTGGATGGATGCAGGAGCACAGGTTTCATGGGAGcaactgcttttcttctctgtaatCTGAAGGCTGAGGATctgaaacagaagaggaaatgtTGACAGAAGCCTGTGAACTACAGAGCTGACAGCTTGAGCTGTGTGGCTCAGGCAAGTTccagtggggaaggagggagctgtCTTCAAGCTGTACcatggcaggcagcagcagtgccctgagtCTCGGTGCAGAGTCCTGCTTTTTGAAAAGtctgaccccaaaacctggtCACAGAGGACAAAGCTGTATTGAAAGAGGAACAAAAGCCAAGATACATGCTGACCTGAGAAGCAGCTccattttcttggaaaaacaAGTAATCTCTAGTCCAGCTAATGTAATTGCTTTCTGACTGGGACCCTGTTACCCCGGCTCCTGTTCCTGGAGTGTGAGGTCTGTTTGAAGAGGCCATTAGCAGATCAGTAGGAGAGGTCTCCCACAATAGGTTACTCAGGTACTGCTGACATCACTGCTCTGATTATCTGTTGTATCCCCTCTACTTTTTGAACTGCTTCTGGTAATGGCTAGGatgaggaaggaaggacagcTGGCTTTGTAACTggtgtgcttttttcccctgagcaTCCTGAGTCAGGGTTAGGTGAGCTATTGACACTGCTTTGAATGTAGCCCGCTGCAGTATTAttctttttcacttgttttgttAGAACTTGCTAAAAAGAGTGTTTGGacataattatttcatttaatttttaattgaaatctTGGagttaaaactgatttttgggAGCTCTTTGTAGCTTAAAAAGTTGTCTGAGGAGCAAAGCTGGAATTCCattcttggttttctttgaaTTTGCAAGTGTAGAATTGAAAATTGGACGATCATTATCCTGCTAGGACAGGCTTGCTCTGATTCTTTTTCAAAGCTTCCCCTTCTGTTGAATACCAGTACTTTTATGTTGCCTTACACACCTGGGAAAATGGATGGAATAAGTGGAAGATAATGTATGCTATGGTTTAATTGGGAAACTTAGCTAAGGTGTATGGATTGTTCTGATTTTGATATCTGATCTGGACATATCATTTCTCTCATGGGCTGTACTCCTATTCATAGAACAGAATCAGCTTTTTGTGGTATGCTCACAGTGGGTGAGGTtggtgtgtgctgctgtgggaacaTGTCTTAATCAAATAACCAAAAAAGCTTGTTCTAAATTATGGTGCTAGTGGATGCATTGATAGGAGAGACATGCTTGATAGATGAAGGAAGTTGGGCATTGCAAGTCTGtaggagctctgcaggagacTTAGCAGCCTGTGGAGAGATGAACTGGTTTTGTGTGGCTTAGATTTTCCAATGGTTTTTGGTAGAAATCCTCACCAAAATCTGTTGAAGGAGCATTGCAGCCGTATTGTGCCAGTGGCTTTTGCATGGATCAGGAGTTTGCTGATAAGCACAGATGTGAAATATGTGGCCAGTTCCATAGGGAAGGACAAAACCTGTGAAGATTGAAGGGGCTGTTGCCTTCTGCCTAAAAGCCAGCAGGAGAAAGTTCCCTAGCAAACCTGCACAGTCTCTGATGATACAGGGTGAAAATGAGGGCTGTGGACCTTGCAAGTTTACCTGAGTTTGAAGAGCAACTGCACAAATTCATGGAAGGCACATTGATGGAGAGAATGAGCAAAGGTCAGAGGATAAGCCTGACTTGCAAACTGTGTGTGCATTGCATTTCTACTTTCCTTGAGCATTCAGAATCTTAATGATCTTCTGCCCTAACTGGGAGTTTAAAGCCCCGAGTTAAATGCAGGTGTTGAGTAAGCTCTGCAGATCCTGTATGGATAGATTCATGCTGGAAGAATGCCCTTAGTTACAGGAAAACCAAGTTACTCTGGATGAGTAGCATGAATGGTGTTCCCATAACAACTCAGTCTGTGTGAGTAAAAAGATAAACCACTTTCTCCCCAAGCAgtttttcctgcctgcagctaATAGCAGAAGCATGAAGCACAGAGAGTGCAGGCAGTGCATTAGCAAACAAACTACCTGTGCTACCTGGcagaaaacaagataaaaataaagccattcCAAGGCAGCTGATGCGTGCTCACAGGATGAGTCCTTACCCAAGCACGTCTGCAGAACATTTCCAAAGTATCCTCGTAATTGTCCTCCTTGTGGGGGCTGCTTAAAAGACTGTGGAGGACTTGTAATCCCTCAAATCCCTTGTGACACATAGTGGAGGAGACAGGTGACAGGCTTGTCAAATTTCACTATTAATTTCCTGCATTTATTCAACGTTTTGAGAGAGAATGGGGTAGAGCTTGAACCCAGACTGCTTCTGACTCAGTTGGGAGCTGGTTGCTGAATCGCCCATCCCGCCCCAGAGGGACTGATCAGTCATTGCATTATGAATTGTGATGACTGTGGTTGGATTTCCTATCAAATGACAAGCTTAATATAAAAAAGGCACAAGCAACAAAGAGAAACTGTAATTATTCTTGGTAACCTCCTTCCCCATAAAGTTGCAGATGGAAGTGTATAGTGGCAACTCAACTTTCTGTTCTGCATACTTGTATTTTACTGTAGAAACTGGTCTCctataagggaaaaaaaaatttacttgcATATCAGAGAAAATCTCTCCATAGTCCTTATCATTTTCAGGAGAATTCAGTCAGTATAGGACAAGCATTCTGAAACTTTGGATGAGGTTTTGCAATGCAATAAGTTTTGCACTGATGCTGTGGCAGGTCTGGCTGGCTGGCTTTCCCTGAAAGAGTGAAAACTCAGGTGATCTTATTGTGGCACATCTGTTTAAGATGGGCAGTAAGGCAGACTGGCTTCCCTGAATTTGGACTGGAGTGTGTCTTTGGGAAAACATTCAAAGCTAGTTTAATATAGCCAGGAACAGAGGAGCACCACTGCCCTCTAATGCTCCCTTGGTCCtatatgtttttttaatacaggaGATAAAGTCCTGTAAGTACAAGAGGCCAGAGAAGCTGGTAGGTGCCCCCCTTTATTGCAGATTTACCTTTGCAAAGTGTAAAGCTGTTCTTTGCTCTAAGAGCAGCTCAGTGCAAAGCCACCTGATTCTTCTGGAAGTTCTCCTTGGCTCAGTGCCTGGGAGGGTCTGGGTGCATCAGGACCCCTCCCTTGTGGGGTCCCCAGAAGGCCACACTGACACGTGGTGTTGccctctgtggctgtgccaaGATGGTCTTTAGACCCATTAGATGCTTTTGCAGGGCAGTCATCACCTTGGCCTCTGATGTCTGTGccagaagagaggagagatttCAAAGCAGCAGGGTGGCcaattttccattctttcccCTGGAGTTTGAGTGGCCCAAGCTGTTGAATATAGtgtaacaaagaaaacaaggatggggcagctgaaggcaggattttaaaacacatttgcaGTACTTACTGGTGTGAGCATATAAGTCTCTGGGACCACATTTTAGCCTTCTTGGGGGCTAAAAGTTTTTTACttagagcagctgctgtttgttcCTGTGAGCCACATTAGATGGTAAGAGTGTTTTACAATAGTCCTGTTCTTAGAGTAAcacaggctttttttcccctaaaaactagagctggctttttttccccatgtagggaaaaattgttttttatataaattGTTGAGCCCTTTGCCTGGAAGAAGTAAAACCCCATCAATTTACAGAGGAATGTGCTTTTGCATTTCACATGGCTGTGTGAAAGCGGTGATTTTGAAGTAGAACAACAAGAGTGTTGGCGAGCTGCAgtcacagggctctgctgaaaAGGGCACTCTGCTCTCCTTTGAAGAGCTGGAGCACTTGAACAGGATGAAAGCTCCTCTCCAAGCCAGGCACAGAATACTGAAGCCAGCCCAATACATGGACTTCTCTTGgcttctgctctttcttttcttttaatgcacCTGTGAGGGTAGGTGTGTTTGTGTCACTCCAGCTCCAAGGGCTGAAGTGTTTGTCCAGAtctctccctctgcagggagggacatCTTTGGAAATGTGATAACCTCAGTTAAAACCTGGGAAatcctgcctcctcctgcatGGATCAGTGACCATGCTCCTGCAAAAACTCAGCATGCTGCATTGATAAGCACTTTATTTACAGGTAGAGAAACACCTTTTCCAGTGAAAGGGCTTTGAGACCAATGCATGCATTTGAAAATCAAGTCCCCCTTGCTCTGGCTGCATCTTAAGCTTctttttgaaggttttttgcTCCAACAGAATTGGTGTCACAAGGACCTTTTTCAAAATCACTCCTTTTGCCTCTTTACCATGTACTTCAGCTTATGTTGCAACACAGCAGTGGAGAGAACCCCCAATGCTAGGGCAGGGTAAGCAAGGAGAGGGGTCATTTTCTCTGCCTACATCTGCCATTTCCATACTGCTGCAGTCTGCAGCACTCAGTGTTAACAGTTTATATTTCACAGAATTGTGCATGTCATCAGGACAGGGTGGAAACTGTCCAAGCTTCAAAGCCTctagaaacaaagaaagcagGGAAGGAATCTCCGTGGGGAAGAggaatgtggggttttttcccagtgattTCATTCTCAGCCCTTTTTCTTTTGGACTGCTGTCTATGCCAGTAGTACCTGCAGG contains:
- the PSKH1 gene encoding serine/threonine-protein kinase H1, whose translation is MGCGTSKVLPEPPKDVQLDLVKKVEPYTGHSDIYKHFIKDDCGAVIKAGSPSPPHHPNPYPGNALPAQQPEPRKNKVAKYRAKFDPRVTAKYDIKALIGRGSFSRVVRVEHKATKQPYAIKMIETKYREGREVCESELSVLRRVRHTNIIQLIEVFETQDRVYMVMELATGGELFDRIIAKGSFTERDATRVLQMVLDGVRYLHTLGITHRDLKPENLLYYHPGTDSKIMITDFGLASARKKGDDCLMKTTCGTPEYIAPEILVRKPYTNSVDMWALGVISYILLSGTMPFEDDNRTRLYRQILKGKYSYSGEPWPSVSNLAKDFIDRLLTVDPSDRMTALQALKHPWVVSMAASSSMKNLHRSISQNLLKRASSRCQSTKSAQSTRSSRSTKSNKSRRVRERELRELNLRYQQQYTG